A genomic window from Algoriphagus sp. Y33 includes:
- a CDS encoding two-component system response regulator: MEFNLSEILIIDDDEVVKIVEKRLLRRMEFTKPILCFDNGEQALSFIRKRLVRSDLAKPSLILLDVDMPIMDCWGFLDEFEKLDSKTRSSYKIIIRTSSIDPIDKERALALDYIGEFMYKPLSPDLLFKVFKRMSVV; this comes from the coding sequence ATGGAATTTAATTTATCCGAAATTTTAATAATAGACGATGATGAGGTTGTGAAAATTGTCGAGAAGAGGCTATTGCGTAGAATGGAGTTTACAAAGCCGATTCTCTGTTTTGACAATGGGGAGCAGGCGCTTTCTTTTATCCGAAAACGACTCGTCAGAAGTGATTTGGCCAAGCCAAGTCTTATTTTACTGGATGTTGATATGCCAATAATGGACTGCTGGGGCTTTTTGGATGAGTTTGAAAAGCTTGATAGTAAGACTAGGTCTTCTTACAAAATTATTATTCGAACAAGCTCCATAGACCCCATAGATAAGGAAAGAGCACTGGCGCTGGATTATATTGGAGAATTTATGTATAAACCATTGAGTCCTGATCTGCTGTTCAAGGTGTTTAAGAGAATGAGCGTGGTATGA
- the cas6 gene encoding CRISPR-associated endoribonuclease Cas6 yields the protein MRFNIVLERTGAGRFIPINYQYELSSAIYGIVDQADSEFAEFLHHQGYRANGRPFRLFSFSRMFFRGFKVLTESGRIEHYGREVRVEVSFLVDRIAEEFVKGLFMNQEIFLGDKISGTAYQVQRIESVSTPIFQQVMNYRCLSPILVRRKRPTGGEDYLSPMDKGYADLILENLLSKSLAFSVLSQGEEVGLADECPLLDMTVTGKIYKNGVTIKQLTPQQSKLIGYSYEFELSAPVELQEIGYYAGFGHLGSQGFGCVGVKGGDQ from the coding sequence ATGAGATTTAATATAGTGCTAGAGCGTACGGGGGCAGGAAGGTTTATCCCCATTAATTATCAGTATGAGCTTTCATCAGCGATATATGGGATTGTAGATCAGGCAGACTCGGAATTTGCAGAGTTTCTCCACCATCAGGGGTATAGGGCAAATGGAAGGCCTTTTCGCCTTTTCTCTTTTTCAAGGATGTTTTTCCGAGGATTTAAAGTGCTGACAGAGTCGGGTAGGATAGAGCATTATGGCAGGGAGGTGAGGGTAGAGGTGAGTTTTCTAGTGGATAGAATAGCCGAGGAATTTGTAAAGGGGCTGTTTATGAATCAGGAAATATTTCTGGGAGATAAAATTTCGGGTACTGCCTATCAGGTGCAACGGATAGAAAGTGTGTCAACACCCATTTTTCAGCAAGTAATGAACTATCGGTGTTTATCGCCTATTCTGGTTAGGCGAAAGCGACCTACGGGTGGAGAGGATTATCTCAGTCCTATGGATAAGGGCTATGCTGATCTGATTTTGGAAAACCTACTTTCCAAGAGTCTGGCATTTTCGGTTTTATCCCAAGGGGAGGAGGTAGGATTGGCAGACGAGTGTCCTCTATTGGATATGACTGTTACCGGGAAAATATACAAAAATGGGGTGACCATCAAGCAGCTGACACCACAGCAGTCCAAGCTGATTGGATATAGCTATGAATTCGAGCTATCCGCGCCGGTGGAGTTGCAGGAGATCGGCTATTATGCCGGATTCGGGCACTTGGGAAGTCAGGGATTTGGGTGTGTGGGGGTGAAAGGAGGAGACCAATGA
- the cas6 gene encoding CRISPR-associated endoribonuclease Cas6, protein MKVPFDYQRHLVGAFHKWIGENQIHDDISLYSLSWLMGGKIVKEGFDFKYGAEWSISTYDPILLKSLISGIQQDPDINFGMTVKEITISDDPQVESIQKFYLNSPVFIKRKSGDRQKHYLFSDEESGLFMTQTLQTKLKKAGLNPEGVQVSFDKTYRNPKTKIITFNGVDCKASMCPIVIEGNPEQIKFAWNVGIGNSTGIGFGALK, encoded by the coding sequence ATGAAAGTTCCTTTCGATTACCAAAGACATTTGGTTGGCGCTTTTCATAAATGGATTGGTGAAAATCAAATCCATGACGACATTTCTTTGTACTCCCTTTCGTGGTTAATGGGTGGTAAAATCGTAAAAGAAGGTTTTGACTTCAAATACGGAGCGGAGTGGTCTATCAGTACTTATGACCCAATCCTTTTAAAATCCTTGATAAGCGGAATCCAGCAAGATCCAGATATAAATTTCGGCATGACTGTCAAAGAAATTACCATATCTGATGATCCACAAGTAGAAAGCATCCAAAAATTCTACCTCAACAGCCCCGTTTTTATAAAAAGAAAATCTGGGGATAGGCAGAAGCATTACCTTTTTTCTGATGAAGAGAGTGGCTTGTTTATGACACAGACATTGCAGACAAAATTAAAAAAAGCAGGTTTAAATCCAGAGGGTGTACAAGTCTCTTTTGACAAAACCTACCGTAATCCAAAAACAAAAATAATCACATTTAACGGTGTTGATTGTAAAGCAAGTATGTGTCCCATTGTCATTGAAGGTAATCCAGAACAGATAAAATTTGCTTGGAATGTAGGCATAGGGAACTCTACCGGTATTGGATTCGGAGCACTAAAATAA
- the cas3 gene encoding CRISPR-associated helicase Cas3', with the protein MENLLAKSAPEFTPLKDHLLHVSYAAKAFGRYLQMDESVAFNGAILHDIGKAHPEFQKRVKGNGRNSKVFRHEISSLLFLSVFSEEDYPALLDMVIAHHKSAKNDAGDKGLLDLENGYEYIDYHVGKWDQWSPDAFKLLNELGIPCVPFGEEIARQNLSFAISYCKKQTKIRGYAEWRGLLMGADHFASALINSTEKNLERAFQIPNLSFFNRTHPLYPLSYKETASPKKHTLVVASTGAGKTDYLFKRTKGRVFYTLPFQASINAMFKRVAKDLKESNPDLDIRVLHSASMVVRQNGKEEESVLQPLFGSAIKILTPHQLAAIAFGMKGYEAMLLDLKGCDIILDEIHTYTGVSQAIVLKLVQILKQLDCAIHIGTATMPTKLYQKITEELGDDILEEKLTPEELDDFDRHTLYKINSFEEVLPLINQAIEEDKKVLVVYNRVARAQEAYLNLKELYPDTPILLLHSRFKRGDRNFKEKLLLGLDEDGNPIGEFNTSTEACIVVSTQIVEVSLDISFDLMVTETAPIDALIQRFGRVNRKRTEDTIGKPKPIYVIAPPENKNDALPYDVEVLQRSYDVLEDSQVLKERDLQGKIDYVFPEIDFMNIEEHSVFKSDGKITIDKLTHRSKSILFDLLEIDGVSCICEGDLEEYENSDFERRLELEIPVRYFAVRGMNQAQKGNKPFIIPDKSYDFEIGLDVKQIRENNFDVTNQIL; encoded by the coding sequence ATGGAAAACCTACTCGCTAAGTCTGCTCCTGAATTTACTCCCTTAAAAGACCATCTTTTGCATGTCTCCTATGCCGCTAAGGCATTTGGGAGATATTTGCAAATGGATGAATCTGTGGCTTTCAATGGAGCTATTCTTCACGATATAGGGAAAGCCCATCCTGAGTTCCAAAAAAGAGTAAAAGGAAATGGGCGTAACAGCAAGGTATTCAGGCATGAAATAAGTTCATTACTTTTCTTGTCGGTATTTTCTGAAGAGGACTATCCGGCATTATTGGATATGGTCATTGCCCACCACAAATCTGCTAAAAATGATGCCGGGGACAAAGGATTGTTGGACTTGGAAAACGGGTATGAGTATATCGACTACCATGTGGGCAAATGGGATCAATGGTCACCTGATGCCTTTAAACTGCTCAATGAGCTTGGGATTCCATGTGTCCCGTTTGGTGAAGAAATTGCCCGCCAAAACCTGTCTTTCGCCATATCTTATTGTAAAAAACAAACGAAAATCAGAGGATATGCTGAGTGGAGAGGATTGCTGATGGGGGCAGATCACTTTGCCTCTGCTTTGATCAATAGCACAGAAAAAAATCTTGAAAGGGCTTTTCAGATCCCCAATCTTAGTTTTTTTAACCGTACACATCCCCTTTACCCGCTTTCCTATAAAGAAACCGCTTCACCAAAGAAACACACCCTTGTTGTGGCCAGTACAGGGGCAGGTAAAACCGATTACCTATTCAAAAGGACAAAAGGAAGGGTTTTTTATACGCTCCCATTTCAGGCTTCCATCAATGCCATGTTTAAACGGGTGGCGAAGGATCTGAAAGAGTCCAACCCTGATCTGGACATCAGGGTTTTGCATTCCGCCTCTATGGTAGTCCGACAAAATGGAAAGGAAGAAGAGAGTGTTTTGCAGCCACTTTTCGGTTCGGCGATTAAGATCCTGACCCCGCATCAATTGGCAGCGATTGCTTTTGGGATGAAGGGTTACGAAGCCATGTTGCTAGACTTAAAAGGTTGTGATATTATTTTGGATGAAATACATACCTACACAGGGGTTTCGCAAGCCATTGTACTGAAACTGGTTCAGATTCTTAAACAATTGGACTGCGCGATACATATCGGTACCGCCACTATGCCAACTAAGCTGTATCAGAAAATAACAGAAGAATTGGGTGATGATATTTTGGAGGAAAAACTCACCCCTGAAGAACTGGATGATTTTGACCGGCATACCCTATACAAAATCAATTCATTTGAAGAGGTTTTGCCACTTATTAATCAGGCTATTGAAGAGGATAAGAAAGTATTGGTGGTCTATAATAGGGTCGCCAGGGCTCAGGAGGCCTATCTCAATTTAAAAGAATTGTATCCTGATACTCCGATTCTTTTGCTCCATAGCCGCTTCAAAAGAGGCGATAGAAATTTTAAAGAAAAACTACTGCTTGGCCTGGATGAGGACGGAAATCCGATCGGAGAATTTAATACTTCTACCGAAGCTTGCATTGTGGTGTCCACCCAGATCGTAGAAGTAAGCCTGGATATCAGTTTTGACCTAATGGTGACAGAGACAGCCCCTATAGATGCGTTGATTCAGCGTTTTGGTCGGGTCAACCGAAAAAGAACCGAAGACACCATAGGAAAACCCAAACCAATCTATGTAATCGCTCCTCCGGAAAATAAAAACGATGCCCTGCCCTATGATGTGGAAGTACTCCAAAGGTCTTACGATGTTTTGGAGGACAGCCAAGTACTTAAAGAAAGGGATTTGCAGGGAAAAATCGACTATGTGTTTCCTGAGATTGATTTTATGAATATAGAAGAGCATTCGGTATTCAAATCAGATGGGAAAATTACCATAGACAAGCTCACCCATAGAAGCAAGTCGATACTGTTTGACTTGCTCGAAATAGACGGAGTATCCTGTATTTGTGAAGGGGATCTTGAAGAATATGAGAACTCTGATTTCGAAAGGAGACTGGAACTGGAGATACCGGTAAGGTATTTTGCCGTACGGGGAATGAACCAAGCACAAAAAGGAAACAAGCCCTTTATCATCCCGGACAAGTCCTATGATTTTGAGATTGGCCTGGATGTGAAGCAAATAAGGGAAAACAACTTTGACGTAACTAACCAAATATTATGA
- a CDS encoding CRISPR-associated protein Cas7, whose translation MNTIYIRTLKRAEHTVFNVANGQKYYYDVQFNKRIPFSSGQQVKRSLIDALCEAIEQTPSPTTFLFEVDKQKKLKEGEVYGTCDPTYADQLFGGWMKASKGGGERTLKRRSPLSISAMRALHPLLAGLDSSGGEAGSFDRSERPNNAVIIRDEKGNILSDEEIDVVLKTEGNTDRSLGRKWLNPAERATGLFVFDIAIDLRRLFSVSINQLEPEMADSTITKLREEGWIESSNVFGPCLVAPKALREKWIPGLTKAILNWRITSNQSRTFSLMDTLAISISDNANLIAGSIRAKLSEEDSRKADPIVDESLKGVETYISLQAGGFIQTKGETADALERAEQALIDKMMVFNYENQS comes from the coding sequence ATGAACACTATTTATATAAGAACATTAAAAAGAGCCGAGCACACCGTTTTCAATGTGGCCAATGGTCAAAAGTACTATTATGATGTTCAGTTCAACAAGAGAATCCCCTTTTCCAGCGGACAGCAGGTTAAGCGCTCGTTGATTGATGCGCTTTGCGAAGCCATTGAGCAAACTCCGTCCCCCACCACCTTTCTGTTTGAAGTGGATAAACAAAAAAAGCTCAAGGAGGGAGAGGTCTATGGTACATGTGACCCTACCTACGCCGACCAGTTGTTCGGAGGATGGATGAAAGCCTCTAAAGGCGGAGGTGAAAGAACCCTTAAGCGAAGAAGTCCCCTGTCCATTTCCGCCATGAGGGCATTGCACCCCCTATTGGCCGGTCTTGATTCCAGTGGTGGAGAAGCCGGATCTTTCGACAGAAGTGAGCGTCCCAACAATGCTGTGATCATTAGGGATGAAAAGGGGAATATTCTTTCAGATGAGGAAATTGACGTTGTATTGAAAACGGAAGGTAACACGGATAGAAGTTTGGGAAGGAAATGGTTGAATCCTGCTGAGCGTGCTACCGGTCTTTTTGTATTTGATATAGCGATTGATTTGCGAAGACTCTTTTCTGTCAGCATTAACCAACTTGAACCTGAAATGGCCGATTCGACGATTACCAAACTAAGGGAGGAAGGCTGGATAGAATCCAGTAATGTATTTGGCCCCTGTCTGGTAGCTCCAAAAGCACTTCGGGAAAAATGGATTCCGGGCCTCACCAAAGCCATTCTCAACTGGCGCATCACATCCAATCAGTCACGGACTTTTAGTTTGATGGATACGCTGGCCATTTCCATCAGTGACAATGCCAACCTGATAGCAGGCAGTATACGGGCTAAACTTTCAGAAGAAGATTCCAGAAAGGCTGATCCCATTGTGGATGAAAGCCTAAAAGGAGTAGAGACATACATTTCCTTACAGGCTGGAGGTTTTATTCAGACCAAAGGTGAAACCGCTGATGCCCTAGAACGTGCCGAACAAGCACTAATTGACAAAATGATGGTATTTAATTATGAAAATCAGTCTTAA
- the cas4 gene encoding CRISPR-associated protein Cas4 has translation MPITGTHIAYLHTCHRKLWLFANGIQMEHTSQIVAEGKLIAETTYLDRARKYTELEMEGIKIDFYDAKNKVIHEVKKSDKVEHAHFAQVKYYLYILLKNGIPGASAILEYPKMKQREIVEWEEDDKVKIEEWISSCSTIIHDEQCPPLLKKPICKKCSYHDFCYSGEE, from the coding sequence ATGCCTATCACCGGAACCCATATCGCCTACCTTCACACCTGCCACCGCAAGCTCTGGCTATTTGCAAATGGCATACAGATGGAGCATACTTCCCAGATAGTGGCTGAAGGGAAATTAATCGCTGAAACTACCTATCTCGACCGTGCCAGAAAATATACAGAATTGGAAATGGAAGGCATCAAAATCGATTTTTACGATGCCAAAAACAAGGTAATCCATGAGGTGAAGAAATCAGATAAGGTAGAGCATGCCCACTTTGCCCAAGTCAAATACTACCTGTATATTCTGCTTAAAAACGGGATACCTGGTGCCTCTGCGATATTGGAATACCCAAAAATGAAGCAAAGGGAAATTGTAGAATGGGAAGAGGATGATAAGGTTAAGATAGAAGAATGGATCTCGTCATGCTCTACCATCATCCATGACGAACAATGTCCCCCTTTACTGAAGAAACCAATATGTAAGAAATGCAGCTACCATGATTTTTGTTATTCCGGGGAGGAATAA